From a single Gemmatimonadota bacterium genomic region:
- a CDS encoding sterol desaturase family protein, which produces MDVIKASIPFFFALIGLELLIARVRHRPLYRLNDSISDLSCGILSQLAGIFISLGTIFGFGWVSTHWSLQRVLDLPGWIDRSPFAGGGLDLAALASWSLVFVLDDFAYYWMHRVSHVSHLLWAGHVVHHSSEEFNLTVALRQSSLHGFMSWVFYLPLAVLGVPVTMWVVCHALSLVYQFWIHTRAIRTMGPIEVVMNTPSHHRVHHGVNPEYQDKNYAGTFIVWDRLFGTFEPERTEPVYGLTKPLASWNPLWANLHVFRDIWRSFSAAREFVKYEPPVPPPLKTYALVQFVGVLAGSLLLLDAVGRLPLAHMLAGVFYVALSLGNIGGILEGRTWAGQSEVARMIVAAVVAIGLAMAGALPIGAAGMLALAAAGSAYWMVRLRVLLTSSDVRAVVVM; this is translated from the coding sequence GTGGACGTCATCAAGGCCTCGATCCCGTTCTTCTTTGCCCTGATCGGGCTGGAACTGCTGATCGCGCGAGTGCGCCATCGGCCGCTGTACCGCCTCAACGATTCGATCAGCGATCTCTCCTGCGGCATTCTCAGCCAACTCGCCGGCATTTTCATTTCACTGGGAACGATCTTCGGGTTCGGATGGGTGTCCACCCATTGGTCACTGCAGCGGGTCCTCGACCTGCCGGGGTGGATCGACCGATCGCCGTTCGCGGGGGGCGGCCTGGACCTGGCGGCGCTGGCAAGCTGGTCGCTGGTGTTCGTCCTCGACGACTTTGCCTACTACTGGATGCATCGCGTTTCGCATGTGAGTCACCTGCTCTGGGCCGGCCACGTGGTGCACCACTCCAGCGAAGAGTTCAACCTCACCGTGGCGCTCCGGCAGAGCAGCCTGCACGGGTTCATGAGCTGGGTCTTCTACCTGCCGCTCGCGGTTCTGGGCGTTCCGGTCACAATGTGGGTGGTGTGTCACGCGCTGAGCCTGGTGTACCAATTCTGGATTCACACCCGGGCGATCCGGACCATGGGACCGATCGAGGTGGTGATGAACACTCCCTCCCACCACCGGGTGCACCATGGTGTGAACCCCGAGTATCAGGACAAGAACTACGCCGGGACCTTTATCGTGTGGGACCGGCTGTTCGGGACCTTCGAGCCGGAGCGGACCGAGCCGGTCTACGGCCTGACTAAACCTCTGGCGAGCTGGAATCCCCTCTGGGCCAACCTGCATGTGTTCCGGGATATCTGGCGGAGCTTCTCGGCGGCACGGGAATTCGTGAAGTACGAGCCGCCGGTTCCCCCTCCGCTCAAGACCTATGCCCTGGTGCAATTCGTGGGGGTGCTGGCCGGCTCTCTGTTGCTGCTCGATGCCGTGGGGCGGCTTCCATTGGCGCACATGCTGGCAGGGGTCTTCTACGTGGCGCTCTCTCTGGGCAACATCGGCGGCATTCTCGAGGGCCGCACCTGGGCGGGTCAGAGCGAAGTGGCGCGAATGATCGTGGCCGCTGTCGTGGCGATTGGTCTGGCAATGGCCGGAGCGCTGCCCATCGGGGCGGCTGGGATGCTGGCACTGGCCGCCGCGGGCTCGGCGTACTGGATGGTGCGGTTGCGGGTGTTGCTTACATCCAGCGATGTGCGGGCGGTGGTGGTGATGTAG